The following are from one region of the Takifugu rubripes chromosome 16, fTakRub1.2, whole genome shotgun sequence genome:
- the otofa gene encoding otoferlin isoform X4 — protein MMAFMVHLKTVSHLRGRCDRIAKVTFRGLPFYSRVAENCEEVAHFNEVFRWPIASRLDENEILEIQVYNYSKVFSNRLVGTFCMVLQKVAEEGHVLLTDTLIDDNNTSIKTSVTIEIKYQSMDSLGTVWSDGEFLDIPDDRDGIFSFETDSLLSGQSHGSGTSPGRSLQGSIPTFRKAGKGVFSAMKLGKIKLNKDDHRKGDEPAILDMEDLDRKAMRLAGSLEPDTVSLASVTAVTTNVSNKRSKPDIKMEPGSGRPVDYQISITVIEARQLIGLNMDPVVCVEVGDEKKYTSMKESTNCPYYNEYFVFDFHIPPDVMFDKIIKLSVIHSKNLLRSGTLVGTFKMDVGTIYSQPEHQFYHKWAILSDPDDITAGCKGYIKCDIAVVGKGDTIKTPHKANETDEDDIEGNLLLPEGIPAERQWAKYHVRIYRAEGLPKMNTSIMANVKKAFIGENRDLVDPYVQVHFSGQKGKTSVQKSSYEPIWNEQVVFTELFPPLCKRVKVQIRDSDKVNDVAIGTHFIDLRKISNDGDKGFLPTMGPAWVNMYGSTRQYTLMDEHQDLNEGLGEGVSFRARLLLSIAVEILDTTSPEIVSTTEVQVDAISNISESATGKIEEFFLFGSFLEATMIDRKIGDKMISFEMTIGNYGNQIDGVSKPSSAKSKKKDGESDEEESELIQNSSDDDADEDGDLVSVSSTPVMKPVITDRNYFHLPYFEKKPCVYIRSWWQDQRRRLYNSNMMDKIADKLEEGLNDVQEIIKTEKAFPERRLRGVLEELSLGCSQFVALANKDVNLAGRTKLDRERLKTCMREMDSMGLQARQTRTQVKKNTVRDKLKLGQNFLQKLRFLADEPQHGIPDLFIWMLSNNKRIAYARVPSKDVLYSAVDEEKGKDCSKVKAVFLKLPGKKGFGPAGWTVQAKLELYLWLGLTKQKKDFLNGLPNGFEELKAAKMGPSSDSSPPVSLVYNMKQVFQLRAHMYQARSLFAADSSGLSDPFARVFFSTHSQVTEVLSETLCPTWDQLLVFDDVELFGEASELRDDPPIIVVEIYDQDTGKAEFIGRTFAKPLVKMCDEHYGPPRFPPQLEYYQVYRGNSTAGELLAAFELLQIPYNSEEIRRALIAVHNFAVPQIKIGQGGRAELPPLEGSTDTEHGPILPVPLGIRPVLSRYRIEVLFWGLRDLKRINLAQVDRPRVDIECAGKGVQSVVIQNYKKNPNFSTLVKWFEVDLPENELLHPPLNIRVVDCRAFGRYILVGSHAVSSLRRFIYTTPDKSSNNWATAAKLMNGYMVLSNGGTQPLSSPSVSSHTLSRPSGDIIVNMDSEPSIRKMDTVVKLDATSDAVVKVDMTDENDKKKNKKKKKGCVEEDEEPDERLLDWWSKYFASIETLKEKLRAQEAAQAEADDREELEIAAEMADVKPDDLLPKGSKTKEKYKDKKGAKDRRKGQAVDGAEKQPGKRRVDEMVVYNKELESEYGNFEDWLHTFNLFRGKAGDDDEHALDDDRIVGRFKGSLCMYKLPLSEEITRDVGFDPNMGMFQSIPHNDPINVLVRVYVVRATDLHPADINGKADPYVVIKLGKSDIRDKENYISKQLNPVFGKSFDIEATFPMESMLTVSVYDWDLVGTDDLIGETKIDLENRFYSKYRATCGISSSYSLHGYNIWRDPMKPSQILVKLCKEGKIDGPHYGPGGRVKVANRVFLGPTEIEDENGLKKQTEEHLALTAVKHWEEIPRVGCKLVPEHVETRPLLNPDKPGIEQGRIEMWVDMFPMDMPAPGPAIDISPRKPKRYELRVIIWNTDEVILEDDDYFTGEKSSDIFVRGWLKGQQEDKQDTDVHYHSLTGEGNFNWRFVFPFDYLMAEEKIVISKKESMFSWDETEYKIPPRLTMQVWDADHFSADDFLGAIELDLNRFPRGAKTAKQCSLAMIRNEQELPTISIFKQKRVKGWWPFVSRDENDEMELTGKVEAELHLVTAEEAEKSPVGLGRNEPDPLEKPNRPDTTFLWFLSPLKAIRYLVCNRYKWLIIKIVLALLLLIMLGLFLYSMPGYLVKKMLGA, from the exons GTGTTTCGGTGGCCTATAGCCAGCAGGCTGGATGAAAATGAGATTCTGGAGATCCAAGTGTACAATTACAGCAAGGTCTTTTCCAACAG GCTCGTGGGAACCTTCTGTATGGTTCTTCAGAAGGTGGCTGAGGAAGGACATGTACTGCTGACCGACACGCTCATCGATGACAACAACACGTCAATAAAG ACCAGCGTTACCATAGAGATCAAATACCAGTCAATGGATAGTTTGGGGACCGTGTGGAGCGATGGGGAGTTCCTGGACATTCCCGATGACCGTGATGGGATATTTTCCTTTGAGACAGACAGCCTGCTGTCAGGACAAAGCCACGGGTCAGGGACGTCTCCGGGGCGATCCTTACAGGGATCCATACCCACGTTCAGGAA AGCAGGGAAGGGAGTCTTCTCGGCCATGAAGCTCGGCAAGATCAAGCTCAACAAAGACGACCACAGGAAAGGAG ATGAGCCGGCGATCCTGGACATGGAGGACCTGGACAGGAAGGCGATGCGACTCGCTGGCTCTCTGGAGCCTGACACGGTCTCTCTGGCCTCTGTCACCGCCGTCACCACCAACGTCTCCAACAAAAG GTCGAAGCCAGATATCAAAATGGAACCAGGATCTGGAAGACCTGTGGATTATCAG ATCAGCATCACGGTGATCGAGGCTCGGCAGCTCATCGGCCTCAATATGGAcccggtggtgtgtgtggaggtgggcGATGAGAAGAAGTACACCTCCATGAAAGAGTCCACCAACTGCCCCTATTACAACGAG TATTTCGTTTTTGACTTCCACATCCCTCCTGATGTCATGTTTGACAAGATCATCAAACTCTCG GTGATCCACTCTAAAAATCTCCTCCGGAGCGGAACCCTGGTGGGAACCTTCAAGATGGATGTGGGCACTATTTACTCCCAGCCTG AGCACCAGTTTTATCACAAGTGGGCCATCTTGTCCGACCCTGATGACATCACCGCCGGGTGTAAAGGTTACATCAAGTGTGACATCGCCGTGGTTGGAAAGGGCGACACTATCAAGACGCCACACAAGGCCAACGAGACCGACGAGGATGACATAGAAGG AAACCTCCTGCTACCAGAGGGCATCCCTGCCGAGAGGCAGTGGGCCAAGTATCACGTGAGGATCTACCGCGCAGAGGGCCTCCCCAAGATGAACACCAGCATCATGGCTAACGTCAAGAAGGCCTTCATAGGAGAGAACAGAGACCTGGTGGACCCCTACGTTCAAGTGCATTTCTCCGGTCAGAAG GGGAAAACTTCGGTCCAGAAAAGCAGTTACGAACCCATCTGGAACGAGCAGGTGGTTTTCACCGAGCTCTTCCCGCCGCTGTGCAAGCGCGTCAAAGTCCAGATACGGGACTCGGACAAGGTCAACGATGTCGCCATCGGAACCCACTTCATCGACCTGCGGAAAATCTCGAACGACGGCGACAAAG GGTTCCTGCCCACCATGGGGCCAGCCTGGGTGAACATGTACGGCTCCACACGTCAGTACACTCTGATGGACGAGCACCAGGACCTGAACGAGGGCCTTGGGGAGGGCGTGTCCTTCAGGGCCCGTCTCCTGCTCTCCATAGCGGTGGAGATCCTGGACACCACCTCGCCTGAGATCGTGAGCACCACTGAAGTGCAGGTCGATGCCATCTCCAACATTTCAGAG AGTGCCACTGGGAAAATAGAAGAGTTTTTTCTTTTCGGTTCCTTCCTGGAGGCCACCATGATCGACAGAAAAATTGGAGACAAAATGATAAGTTTTGAAATGACAATAG GTAACTATGGCAACCAGATAGATGGCGTAAGCAAGCCTTCGTCTGCGAAGAGCAaaaagaaggatggagagagtgacgaagaggagagcgagctcATTCAGAACTCCAGCGACGATGACGCAGACGAGGACGGGGACCTGGTGTCCGTCTCCTCCACTCCAGTGATGAAGCCCGTCATCACCGACAG GAACTACTTCCACCTTCCCTACTTTGAAAAGAAACCGTGCGTCTACATCAGAAGCTGGTGGCAGGACCAACGGAGACGACTATACAACTCAAACATGATGGACAAGATCGCCGACAAGCTG GAGGAGGGTTTGAATGATGTGCAGGAGATTATTAAGACCGAGAAGGCCTTTCCAGAGCGCAGGCTCAGGGGagtgctggaggagctcagccTGGGCTGCAG TCAGTTTGTGGCTCTGGCAAACAAAGACGTGAACCTGGCAGGACGGACCAAACTGGATCGAGAGCGGCTCAAGACATGCATGAGGGAGATG GACAGTATGGGCCTGCAGGCGCGGCAGACCCGGACCCAGGTGAAGAAGAACACAGTCAGGGACAAACTGAAGCTGGGCCAGAACTTCCTGCAAAAGCTGCGGTTCCTCGCCGATGAG CCTCAACACGGCATCCCAGACCTGTTCATCTGGATGCTGAGCAACAACAAGCGCATCGCCTACGCTCGCGTTCCCTCCAAAGACGTCCTCTACTCTGCGGTGgatgaagaaaaaggaaaagactgCAGCAAAGTCAAGGCAGTCTTCCTGAAG CTGCCTGGGAAGAAGGGATTTGGACCTGCGGGCTGGACAGTCCAGGCTAAGCTGGAGCTCTACCTGTGGCTCGGCCTCACTAAGCAAAAGAAAGACTTCCTCAACGGGCTGCCCAACGGTTTTGAGGAACTCAAAGCAGCTAAAATGGGTCCCAGTTCTGACTCCAGCCCCCCAGTCAGTCTCGTCTACAACA TGAAGCAGGTATTCCAGCTGAGAGCACACATGTACCAGGCCCGCAGCCTGTTTGCTGCTGACAGCAGTGGCCTTTCCGATCCCTTCGCTAGGGTCTTCTTCTCCACACACAGTCAGGTTACtgag gtcCTGAGTGAGACGCTCTGCCCAACGTGGGACCAGCTGCTGGTGTTTGATGATGTCGAGCTGTTCGGCGAGGCGTCTGAGCTGCGAGACGACCCGCCCATCATCGTGGTGGAAATCTATGACCAGGACACT GGCAAAGCAGAGTTCATTGGTCGGACCTTTGCAAAACCTCTGGTGAAGATGTGCGATGAGCACTACGGGCCCCCGAGGTTCCCCCCGCAGCTGGAGTACTATCAGGTTTACAGAGGAAACAGCACTGCAGGGGAGCTGCTGGCCGCCtttgagctgctgcag ATTCCTTACAATTCTGAGGAGATCAGGCGCGCTCTGATTGCCGTCCATAACTTTGCTGTCCCTCAAATAAAG ATTGGTCAGGGAGGCAGGGCCGAACTTCCGCCCCTGGAAGGATCAACAGACACCGAGCACGGGCCCATCCTGCCCGTCCCCTTGGGCATCAGACCTGTTCTGAGCCGCTACCGCATTGAG GTTTTGTTCTGGGGCTTAAGGGACCTGAAGAGGATTAATTTAGCTCAGGTGGATCGACCGCGAGTGGATATAGAGTGTGCAGGGAAAGGCGTGCAGTCAGTCGTCATCCAAAACTACAAGAAAAACCCGAACTTCAGCACGCTGGTTAAATGGTTTGAAGTG GACCTGCCTGAAAAcgagctcctccaccctccgcTGAACATCCGGGTGGTTGACTGCAGAGCGTTCGGCCGTTACATCCTGGTGGGCTCGCACGCGGTCTCCAGCCTGCGGCGTTTCATCTACACCACCCCGGACAAGAGCTCCAACAACTGGGCCACAGCAG CTAAGCTAATGAATGGCTACATGGTCCTCTCCAACGGCGGCACGCAGCCTCTCTCCTCACCCAGCGTCTCCTCCCACACCCTTTCTCGCCCCTCAGGTGACATCATCGTCAACATGGACTCGGAGCCGTCGATTCGAAAGATGGACACGGTCGTCAAGTTAGACGCC aCATCTGATGCTGTTGTAAAAGTGGACATG ACCGATGAGAACgacaagaagaagaataaaaagaaaaagaagggatgtgtggaggaagacgaggagccAGACGAAAGACTGCTGGACTGGTGGTCAAAATATTTTGCCTCCATAGAGACGCTGAAAGAG aaacTCCGGGCTCAGGAGGCGGCTCAGGCTGAGGCGGAcgacagagaggagctggaaatAGCTGCAGAGATGGCAG ATGTCAAACCTGACGACCTTCTTCCAAAAGGCTCCAAGACCAAAGAAAAGTACAAGGACAAGAAGGGCGCGAAGGACAGGCGGAAAGGTCAGGCTGTGGACGGAGCAGAGAAACAGCCCGGGAAAAGAAGAGTGGACGAGATGGTG GTGTACAACAAAGAGCTGGAGAGCGAGTACGGAAACTTTGAGGACTGGCTCCACACCTTCAACCTGTTCAGAGGGAAAGCCGGGGACGACGACGAGCACGCTCTGGACGACGACAGGATTGTCGGAAGGTTCAAG GGTTCCTTATGTATGTATAAGCTACCGCTGTCCGAAGAGATCACCAGAGATGTGGGATTTGACCCAAACATGGGAATGTTCCAGAGCATTCCGCACAACGACCCAATCAACGTCCTCGTCCGTGTCTACGTGGTCCGG GCGACAGATCTTCATCCCGCAGATATCAACGGGAAGGCGGATCCATATGTCGTGATCAAGTTGGGGAAATCGGACAtcagagacaaagaaaactacatCTCGAAGCAGCTGAACCCCGTGTTCGGAAA ATCGTTCGACATTGAGGCCACCTTCCCCATGGAGTCCATGCTAACGGTGTCAGTGTATGACTGGGACCTGGTGGGCACCGACGATCTGATCGGCGAGACAAAGATCGACTTGGAAAATCGCTTCTACAGCAAATACAGAGCCACCTGTGGCATTTCCTCCTCCTACTCGCT CCATGGATACAATATTTGGCGGGACCCTATGAAACCCAGTCAGATCCTGGTGAAGCTTTGCAAGGAAGGGAAGATCGACGGACCACATTATGGACCGGGTGGAAGAGTAAAGGTGGCGAATCGAGTCTTCCTGGGACCAACGGAGATCGAGGATGAAAACG GCCTAAAGAAGCAGACTGAGGAACACCTGGCTCTGACCGCGGTCAAACACTGGGAGGAGATCCCTCGGGTGGGCTGCAAGCTCGTCCCCGAACACGTGGAGACCAGACCGCTGCTGAACCCCGACAAACCCGGCATCGAACAG GGACGCATCGAGATGTGGGTGGACATGTTTCCGATGGACATGCCCGCCCCCGGACCCGCGATCGACATATCACCTCGAAAACCAAAGAG ATATGAGCTCAGGGTGATTATTTGGAATACAGACGAAGTAATACTGGAGGACGATGATTACTTCACTGGGGAAAAGTCCAGTGACATATTTGTCAGGGG ATGGCTCAAGGGTCAGCAGGAGGACAAGCAGGACACAGACGTGCACTATCATTCCCTCACCGGAGAGGGCAACTTTAACTGGCGCTTCGTCTTCCCCTTTGATTATCTCATGGCGGAGGAAAAGATCGTGATCTCTAAGAAAGAGTCCATGTTCTCCTGGGATGAGACCGAGTACAAGATCCCTCCCCGCCTCACGATGCAGGTCTGGGACGCCGACCACTTCTCCGCCGACGACTTCCTGG GCGCAATCGAGTTGGACCTAAACCGATTCCCTCGCGGGGCCAAGACGGCCAAGCAGTGCTCCCTGGCTATGATCCGAAACGAGCAGGAGCTTCCCACCATCTCTATCTTCAAACAGAAGAGGGTCAAGGGCTGGTGGCCGTTCGTGTCCCGCGATGAGAACGACGAGATGGAGCTGACG GGCAAAGTGGAGGCTGAGCTTCATCTGGTGACGGCAGAGGAGGCCGAGAAAAGCCCAGTCGGGCTGGGACGGAATGAGCCCGATCCCCTGGAGAAGCCGAA tCGCCCAGACACCACCTTCCTCTGGTTCCTGAGCCCGCTGAAAGCCATCCGCTACCTGGTGTGCAACCGCTACAAGTGGCTGATCATCAAGATCGtgctggcgctgctgctgctcatcatgTTGGGCCTCTTCCTCTACAGCATGCCGGGATACCTGGTCAAGAAGATGCTGGGcgcctga